One Astyanax mexicanus isolate ESR-SI-001 chromosome 3, AstMex3_surface, whole genome shotgun sequence genomic region harbors:
- the LOC111190904 gene encoding uncharacterized protein LOC111190904, whose product MSAKGQNIKNLAKPLNYKSSTLVKGGTEMPQWSDSDFESLISDIGKKHICEQKITQYFSSKGFSADREWTLAECKTGLGYGLKHNSVKECLFVTKQYWECKLKSMDEKLKEAEENVLELTSECRRHKTATKHAQSTCKQLQQTLTEVQQQHAKLKTKSSPQCSPPVAPTPGQPCYKEDGNPQVTVRLSPELSESDLSDGPESVSSDKDSDHATGKTHFPICVKMRPVTVVSSEVRNRRNAGGETRLEIGHVLLDAATLDTISKEFKPPREMGLDFIDLMHKKRNLYSLHPNDAVAIASQVLNITDGRELAKKVLNALGDKGQNLDKGWEAFDDWIKCKYRKTTDWGQITNCRHRKGESAADFCERFERVFLRHSGISQYSAGNINNTTDGPHFRQLVESLQTDLRQALVTAVPNWRKTKWVDLKNQLDRLDVDLEPNHVPASIHILTENGSNLGPTQTFTNQKKECHYCHRIGHFSRVCRKKQADRRKRGASSRESTMGNSFGGFSQGSPAGISQEQISLIIKTLQGVTGQLSLIFSALQGVTGISTVSPALA is encoded by the coding sequence ATGTCTGCTAAAGGCCAAAACATTAAGAATCTTGCTAAACCTCTTAACTATAAAAGCAGCACTTTAGTTAAGGGAGGGACTGAAATGCCACAGTggtctgattctgattttgaaaGCCTAATCAGTGACATTGGGAAGAAACATATTTGTGAGCAAAAGATAACTCAGTACTTTTCATCCAAAGGTTTCTCTGCTGATAGAGAATGGACTCTTGCTGAGTGTAAAACAGGTTTAGGTTATGGCCTTAAGCACAACTCAGTTAAGGAATGTCTTTTTGTTACTAAGCAGTACTGGGAGTGCAAGTTGAAATCTATGGATGAAAagttaaaagaagcagaagaaaatGTTTTAGAGCTAACCAGCGAGTGCAGAAGGCATAAAACAGCTACGAAACATGCCCAGAGCACATGTAAACAACTGCAGCAAACACTGACAGAAGTGCAACAGCAACATGCCAAACTTAAGACAAAGTCAAGTCCTCAGTGTTCTCCCCCTGTTGCCCCTACTCCAGGTCAGCCGTGTTACAAAGAGGATGGAAATCCTCAAGTAACAGTCAGACTGTCTCCTGAATTGTCTGAGAGTGACCTCTCTGATGGGCCAGAATCTGTGTCATCAGATAAAGATTCTGACCATGCTACTGGTAAAACACACTTTCCAATCTGTGTTAAAATGAGACCTGTAACTGTTGTATCCTCTGAGGTACGTAATAGGAGAAATGCAGGTGGTGAAACCAGACTAGAAATTGGGCACGTTCTTTTAGATGCAGCAACTTTGGACACAATATCCAAAGAGTTTAAACCTCCGAGGGAAATGGGGCTCGACTTCATTGACCTCATGCATAAGAAAAGGAATCTGTACTCACTACATCCCAATGATGCAGTAGCAATTGCTAGCCAAGTTCTTAACATCACAGATGGTAGAGAACTTGCTAAAAAGGTGTTGAATGCTTTGGGTGACAAAGGCCAGAACCTTGACAAAGGCTGGGAAGCTTTTGATGACTGGATTAAATGCAAATACCGTAAAACCACTGATTGGGGGCAGATTACCAACTGCAGACATAGAAAGGGAGAGTCTGCCGCAGACTTCTGTGAGAGGTTTGAAAGAGTTTTTCTGCGCCATTCAGGTATCAGCCAATACAGTGCTGGTAACATCAACAATACAACTGATGGTCCCCATTTTAGACAGCTGGTTGAGTCACTACAAACAGATCTTAGACAAGCTCTGGTGACTGCTGTTCCAAACTGGAGAAAAACTAAGTGGGTTGATCTTAAGAATCAACTGGACCGTTTGGATGTGGATCTTGAACCAAACCATGTTCCTGCATCCATACACATCCTCACAGAGAATGGATCAAACTTGGGTCCAACTCAAACATTCACTAATCAGAAAAAAGAGTGCCACTACTGCCATAGAATTGGTCACTTTTCTCGAGTTTGTCGTAAAAAGCAGGCAGATAGACGCAAAAGGGGTGCTAGTTCTAGAGAAAGCACAATGGGAAATTCTTTTGGTGGGTTCTCACAGGGAAGCCCAGCTGGGATTTCCCAAGAACAGATATCACTGATAATCAAGACCTTACAGGGTGTCACAGGGCAGTTATCTTTGATATTCAGTGCTCTACAGGGAGTCACAGGGATTTCAACAGTTTCTCCTGCTTTGGCTTAA